The proteins below come from a single Salinilacihabitans rarus genomic window:
- the srp19 gene encoding signal recognition particle subunit SRP19, whose product MVENVIWPAYLDAERSRGDGRRVPEELAVDEPTVDEIAKAVQQIGYDAIVERDKAYPREPWTDRGRVVVRGAEDSTKNDLVQAVAAYVVAMRE is encoded by the coding sequence ATGGTCGAGAACGTCATCTGGCCCGCCTACCTCGACGCCGAGCGCTCGCGGGGCGATGGCCGGCGCGTCCCGGAGGAACTGGCGGTCGACGAGCCGACGGTCGACGAGATCGCGAAGGCGGTCCAGCAGATCGGCTACGACGCGATCGTCGAGCGCGACAAGGCCTATCCGCGTGAACCCTGGACCGACCGCGGCCGGGTCGTCGTCCGCGGGGCCGAGGACTCGACGAAAAACGACCTCGTGCAGGCCGTCGCGGCGTACGTCGTCGCGATGCGCGAGTGA
- a CDS encoding H/ACA ribonucleoprotein complex subunit GAR1, with protein sequence MRRVGRVVRTAQGLAVLRAPDDDHADIGTMVLDDSLDEVGRVVDVFGPVDRPYLAVTPAEGVHLPSLVGSPLYAR encoded by the coding sequence ATGCGCCGGGTCGGCCGGGTGGTCCGGACCGCCCAGGGACTCGCCGTCCTGCGTGCGCCCGACGACGACCACGCCGACATCGGGACGATGGTCCTCGACGACTCGCTCGACGAGGTCGGCCGCGTCGTCGACGTCTTCGGTCCCGTCGACCGCCCCTACCTCGCGGTGACGCCGGCCGAGGGGGTCCACCTCCCGTCGCTCGTGGGCTCGCCGCTGTACGCCCGCTGA
- a CDS encoding presenilin family intramembrane aspartyl protease PSH produces the protein MNDRARIFGAVLATVLLFLGVQLGALALVEPFTESGMQAVEDPQDPTNSLLYFAVVLVMTGFMLAAFRYGARRLVRAVVVVVSVMLAWFVFAEVLPPVVVVGAVGLLPLAAAAAVGVGLFVYPEWYVIDAAGVVMGAGAAGLFGISFGLLPAIVLLSVLAIYDAISVYRTGHMLSLAEGVMDLRIPVVLVIPTTLSYSFLADEGPEALGGDGDGDAADPDREDAAGREAIFVGLGDAVIPTILVASAASFLDAPALGVPGIALNVPALGALCGTIAGLLALMYAVMQGRPHAGLPLLNGGAIGGYLLAAVASGLPVATALGL, from the coding sequence ATGAACGATCGCGCGCGGATCTTCGGCGCCGTCCTCGCGACGGTGTTGCTCTTTCTCGGCGTCCAACTCGGCGCGCTGGCGCTGGTCGAGCCGTTCACCGAGTCGGGGATGCAGGCCGTCGAGGACCCACAGGACCCGACCAACAGCCTCCTCTACTTCGCCGTCGTCCTCGTGATGACCGGCTTCATGCTCGCGGCGTTCAGGTACGGCGCCCGCCGGCTCGTCCGCGCGGTCGTCGTCGTCGTCAGCGTCATGCTCGCGTGGTTCGTCTTCGCCGAGGTCCTCCCGCCGGTCGTCGTCGTCGGCGCCGTCGGCCTGCTCCCGCTGGCCGCGGCCGCCGCCGTCGGGGTCGGCCTGTTCGTCTACCCCGAGTGGTACGTGATCGACGCCGCCGGGGTGGTGATGGGCGCCGGCGCCGCCGGCCTGTTCGGCATCAGCTTCGGCCTCCTGCCGGCGATCGTGTTGCTTTCGGTGCTCGCGATCTACGACGCGATCAGCGTCTACCGGACCGGACACATGCTCAGCCTCGCCGAGGGCGTGATGGACCTGCGGATCCCCGTCGTCCTCGTGATCCCGACGACGCTCTCGTACTCCTTCCTCGCCGACGAGGGGCCCGAGGCGCTCGGCGGGGACGGTGACGGGGACGCCGCCGACCCCGACCGCGAGGACGCGGCTGGCCGCGAGGCCATCTTCGTCGGCCTCGGCGACGCCGTCATCCCGACGATCCTCGTCGCGAGCGCGGCGTCGTTCCTCGACGCCCCCGCGCTCGGCGTGCCGGGGATCGCGCTCAACGTCCCCGCGCTGGGCGCGCTCTGCGGGACGATCGCCGGCCTGCTCGCGCTCATGTACGCGGTGATGCAGGGGCGGCCCCACGCCGGCCTGCCGCTGCTCAACGGCGGCGCGATCGGCGGCTACCTGCTGGCGGCGGTCGCCAGCGGCCTCCCTGTCGCGACGGCGCTCGGCCTCTAA
- a CDS encoding DUF6517 family protein: protein MDRRRFVAGLVAAGVGATAGCLDPLLAGATSREATPATVSAAAAAETGYVHDETRTEVDEEEVGGETVELTSHVAEYVRPVDLAGGTEVVAGGFAAIASPQVSIAGEEFNPVGEMDTRELTGFVRKRYADLSIGDSIGGRTVETLGTSVEVETFAGEATFDEDAPVENLETLDVRLDVARFEHGGDHLVVGGVYPEMLPGEQARVTTLIEGLEHGD from the coding sequence ATGGATCGACGACGGTTCGTCGCGGGGCTCGTCGCCGCCGGCGTCGGCGCGACGGCCGGCTGTCTGGACCCCTTGCTCGCCGGCGCGACCAGCCGCGAAGCGACGCCGGCGACCGTCTCGGCGGCGGCCGCCGCCGAGACCGGCTACGTCCACGACGAGACGAGAACGGAGGTCGACGAGGAGGAGGTCGGCGGCGAGACCGTCGAACTGACCAGCCACGTCGCCGAGTACGTCCGCCCCGTCGACCTCGCCGGCGGCACCGAGGTCGTCGCCGGCGGCTTCGCCGCGATCGCCTCGCCGCAGGTGTCGATCGCCGGCGAGGAGTTCAACCCGGTCGGCGAGATGGACACCCGGGAACTCACCGGCTTCGTCCGGAAGCGCTACGCCGACCTGTCGATCGGCGACTCGATCGGCGGGCGGACCGTCGAGACCCTCGGGACGTCGGTCGAGGTCGAGACGTTCGCCGGCGAGGCGACGTTCGACGAGGACGCCCCGGTCGAGAACCTGGAGACGCTGGACGTCCGCCTCGACGTCGCCCGGTTCGAACACGGCGGCGACCACCTCGTCGTCGGCGGCGTCTACCCCGAGATGCTGCCCGGCGAGCAAGCGCGGGTGACGACGCTGATCGAGGGGCTCGAACACGGGGATTAG
- the cysS gene encoding cysteine--tRNA ligase: protein MTLHVTNTLTGEKEPFEPQDPENVLLYYCGLTVSDPPHLGHARSWVHVDVMHRWLEHLGYGVRHVENFTDVNEKIVARVGEAGLGDSEAEVAESYVARTIDDMRSLNLLRAEVYPRVSEHVPEIVDLIETLVEKGYAYESNGSVYFDVTTFDDYGTLSNQELDEIESQGDPDERSEKRHPADFALWKADGVAPSAIEEHRHDGAAPAEAACETARTWDSPWSEGRPGWHVECSAMSMTHLDETIDVHVGGRDLVFPHHENEIAQSEAATGQRFARYWLHCELFEMDEEKMSSSLGNFVTVADAVDRWGTNVLRTFLTAGAYNSKQLYGDEAIAEAEERWERLERAHETAVEALDSPDASAKVEDPALRAAVEDASEAFAAAMNDDFNTREAQSALLEVASACNRHVSDTDEYDYRGLRRGVEALEDLGAVLGLSFDGRADGDVSLAGDVVDLVLSIREEERAAGNYDRADQLREELAALGIEVQDTDEGPTYRLP, encoded by the coding sequence ATGACCCTGCACGTGACGAACACGTTGACGGGCGAAAAAGAGCCGTTCGAGCCGCAGGACCCCGAGAACGTCCTCCTCTACTACTGCGGCCTGACGGTCTCGGACCCGCCCCACCTCGGCCACGCGCGCTCGTGGGTGCACGTCGACGTGATGCACCGCTGGCTCGAACACCTCGGCTACGGGGTCCGCCACGTCGAGAACTTCACCGACGTCAACGAGAAGATCGTCGCGCGCGTCGGCGAGGCCGGCCTCGGCGACAGCGAGGCCGAGGTCGCCGAGAGCTACGTCGCGCGGACGATCGACGATATGCGCTCGCTGAACCTCCTGCGCGCGGAGGTCTACCCGCGGGTGTCCGAACACGTCCCCGAGATCGTCGACCTGATCGAGACGCTGGTCGAGAAGGGCTACGCCTACGAGTCCAACGGCTCGGTCTACTTCGACGTGACGACCTTCGACGACTACGGTACGCTCTCGAACCAGGAACTCGACGAGATCGAGTCCCAGGGCGACCCCGACGAGCGCTCGGAGAAGCGCCACCCGGCGGACTTCGCGCTCTGGAAGGCCGACGGCGTCGCCCCGTCGGCGATCGAGGAGCACCGCCACGACGGGGCGGCGCCGGCGGAAGCGGCCTGCGAGACGGCCCGGACGTGGGACTCGCCGTGGAGCGAGGGCCGGCCCGGCTGGCACGTCGAGTGCTCGGCGATGAGCATGACCCACCTCGACGAGACGATCGACGTCCACGTCGGCGGCCGCGACCTCGTCTTCCCCCACCACGAGAACGAGATCGCCCAGAGCGAGGCGGCGACGGGCCAGCGGTTCGCCCGCTACTGGCTCCACTGCGAACTGTTCGAGATGGACGAGGAGAAGATGTCGTCGAGCCTCGGCAACTTCGTCACCGTCGCCGACGCCGTCGACCGCTGGGGGACGAACGTCCTGCGGACGTTCCTCACCGCGGGGGCGTACAACAGCAAGCAACTCTACGGCGACGAGGCGATCGCCGAGGCCGAGGAGCGCTGGGAGCGACTCGAACGCGCCCACGAGACCGCCGTCGAGGCGCTCGACTCGCCGGACGCGAGCGCGAAAGTCGAGGATCCGGCCCTCCGCGCGGCCGTCGAGGACGCCAGCGAGGCGTTCGCCGCGGCGATGAACGACGACTTCAACACCCGCGAGGCCCAGTCGGCGCTGCTCGAAGTCGCGAGCGCGTGCAACCGTCACGTAAGCGACACCGACGAGTACGACTACCGCGGCCTCCGCCGCGGGGTCGAGGCCCTCGAGGACCTCGGCGCGGTGCTCGGTCTCTCGTTCGACGGACGGGCAGACGGCGACGTCTCGCTCGCCGGCGACGTCGTCGACCTCGTCCTCTCGATCCGCGAGGAGGAGCGCGCGGCGGGCAACTACGACCGGGCCGACCAACTGCGCGAGGAACTCGCCGCCCTCGGGATCGAAGTACAGGACACCGACGAGGGGCCGACCTACCGGTTGCCGTAG
- a CDS encoding DUF7523 family protein, which produces MSLAAETRRTVDEHPFLVAALRAEVVNYTAAARFLDVDGETEAVATALRRYAEDLPEYETDPRGARVTMRSGVGPVEAGADEVLFAVGGTALGETGGDLTAVLATGEIDARALAAALDALALAEIEVTAAGVADGTMAVVVERLAGADAVRAVERALADVPRA; this is translated from the coding sequence ATGTCACTGGCAGCCGAGACGCGCCGCACCGTCGACGAACACCCGTTTCTCGTCGCGGCGCTGCGGGCGGAGGTCGTCAACTACACCGCCGCGGCCCGGTTTCTCGACGTCGACGGCGAGACGGAGGCCGTCGCGACCGCCCTCCGGCGGTACGCCGAGGACCTGCCGGAGTACGAAACCGATCCGCGCGGCGCGCGCGTGACGATGCGAAGCGGGGTCGGCCCCGTCGAGGCCGGGGCGGACGAGGTCCTGTTCGCCGTCGGCGGGACCGCGCTGGGCGAGACCGGCGGGGACCTGACCGCCGTTCTGGCGACCGGCGAGATCGACGCGCGGGCGCTGGCCGCGGCGCTCGACGCGCTCGCGCTGGCGGAGATCGAGGTGACGGCCGCGGGCGTCGCCGACGGGACGATGGCGGTCGTCGTCGAGCGACTGGCGGGGGCAGACGCCGTCCGCGCGGTCGAACGCGCGCTGGCGGACGTTCCGAGGGCCTGA
- a CDS encoding BolA family protein, producing MNPEAVERLIEANLEDAEATVRRARGDHDDDHLAATVVSPAFEGLPLVQQHQRVYDALGDHMTTDIHALELSTYTPEEFAERGE from the coding sequence ATGAATCCCGAAGCGGTCGAGCGACTGATCGAGGCGAACCTCGAGGACGCGGAGGCGACCGTCCGCCGCGCGCGCGGCGACCACGACGACGACCACCTCGCGGCGACCGTCGTCTCGCCGGCGTTCGAGGGGCTCCCGCTGGTCCAGCAGCACCAGCGGGTGTACGACGCCCTCGGCGATCACATGACGACCGACATCCACGCCCTCGAACTGTCGACGTACACCCCCGAGGAGTTCGCGGAGCGGGGCGAGTGA
- a CDS encoding ABC transporter ATP-binding protein, translating into MTELTLDRVSKHFEDDGDVVVAVDEVSIDIEDGEFLVLVGPSGCGKSTTLRMIAGLESVTAGEIRLDERVINDVPAKNRDIAMVFQSYALYPHMTVRGNMAFGLEESTDLPNDEVAARVEETAEMMGIGELLDRKPGELSGGQQQRVALGRAIVREPSVFLMDEPLSNLDAKLRAEMRTELQRLQEELGTTTVYVTHDQTEAMTMGDRIAILDDGELQQVGTPLECYHEPANLFVADFVGEPAMNFLDVTRREEGDGAVLVCDHFEYPVAADIADALAGSEDLVLGVRPEDVELRDGEPSGDHDVPATVDVVEPTGDENIVYLAFGDTDPDPDETFVATVDGMRRVESGEPVVAHLPEDAIHVFDAATGETLHTRRIESAESQVPL; encoded by the coding sequence ATGACCGAACTCACCCTAGACCGAGTATCGAAGCACTTCGAGGACGACGGGGACGTCGTCGTCGCCGTCGACGAGGTGTCGATTGACATCGAGGACGGCGAGTTCCTCGTGCTCGTCGGCCCCTCCGGCTGTGGCAAGTCGACGACCCTGCGGATGATCGCCGGCCTCGAGAGCGTCACCGCGGGCGAGATCCGCCTCGACGAGCGGGTGATCAACGACGTGCCCGCGAAGAACCGCGACATCGCGATGGTGTTCCAGTCGTACGCGCTGTACCCGCACATGACCGTCCGGGGGAACATGGCCTTCGGGCTGGAGGAGTCCACCGACCTCCCGAACGACGAGGTCGCGGCCCGCGTCGAGGAGACCGCCGAGATGATGGGCATCGGCGAGTTGCTGGACCGCAAACCCGGTGAGCTGTCGGGCGGCCAGCAGCAGCGAGTGGCGCTCGGCCGCGCCATCGTCCGCGAGCCGTCGGTGTTCCTGATGGACGAACCGCTGTCGAACCTCGACGCGAAGTTGCGCGCGGAGATGCGCACCGAACTCCAGCGCCTCCAGGAGGAACTGGGGACGACGACGGTGTACGTCACCCACGACCAGACGGAGGCGATGACGATGGGCGATCGCATCGCCATCCTCGACGACGGCGAACTCCAGCAGGTCGGCACGCCCCTGGAGTGTTACCACGAGCCGGCGAACCTGTTCGTCGCGGACTTCGTCGGCGAACCGGCGATGAACTTCCTCGACGTCACGCGTCGCGAGGAGGGCGACGGCGCCGTGCTCGTCTGCGATCACTTCGAGTACCCCGTCGCCGCCGACATCGCCGACGCGCTCGCCGGCAGCGAGGACCTCGTCCTCGGGGTCCGCCCGGAGGACGTCGAACTCCGCGACGGGGAGCCGTCCGGCGACCACGACGTCCCCGCGACGGTCGACGTCGTCGAACCGACCGGCGACGAGAACATCGTCTACCTCGCGTTCGGCGACACCGACCCGGACCCCGACGAGACGTTCGTCGCGACCGTCGACGGGATGCGGCGGGTCGAGTCCGGCGAACCCGTGGTCGCCCACCTCCCCGAGGACGCGATTCACGTCTTCGACGCCGCGACCGGCGAGACGTTGCACACCCGCCGGATCGAGAGCGCCGAGTCGCAGGTGCCGCTCTGA
- a CDS encoding carbohydrate ABC transporter permease: MGATAERSGGRVRRPSGRRVALYAGLLLLVAFYLAPLESGLMTAFKTQDAFVRTTPIQPPGPVGFTVEPWLTAFERLQGPLTNLSGSMVNSLLFAVPATVLSATIGSLTAYGLTHVDWRGQLAVLVLILAGVFLPYQSVLVPLTRFWLMVDLNSLLSGVPFLGAKIDLVELMITHTAYGIPICVVLFRGYYLSFDEAMLEAARLDGASVWRVYRRIVLPLSAPMFAVVLIYQFTQIWNDLLFALVLVSSTSNQVVTLSLNALQGSFVTEYNVQMAAAFIAAAPTLLVYVLFGKQFAEGVAGGGA, from the coding sequence ATGGGGGCCACGGCCGAGCGATCCGGCGGCCGCGTGCGGCGCCCGTCGGGGCGCCGCGTCGCGCTGTACGCCGGCCTGCTTCTCCTCGTGGCGTTCTACCTCGCGCCGCTGGAGTCGGGGCTGATGACGGCGTTCAAGACCCAGGACGCGTTCGTCCGGACGACCCCGATCCAGCCCCCCGGCCCGGTCGGGTTCACCGTCGAACCGTGGCTGACGGCGTTCGAGCGCCTCCAGGGGCCGCTGACGAACCTGAGCGGGTCGATGGTCAACAGCCTGCTGTTTGCCGTCCCCGCGACCGTGCTGTCGGCGACGATCGGCAGTCTCACCGCCTACGGCCTCACGCACGTCGACTGGCGGGGGCAACTCGCCGTCCTCGTGTTGATCCTCGCGGGCGTGTTCCTCCCGTACCAGTCGGTGCTCGTGCCGCTGACGCGGTTCTGGCTGATGGTCGATCTGAACTCGCTGCTGTCGGGCGTCCCGTTCCTCGGGGCGAAGATCGACCTCGTCGAACTGATGATCACGCACACGGCCTACGGCATCCCGATCTGCGTGGTGCTGTTCCGGGGGTACTACCTCTCGTTCGACGAGGCGATGCTCGAAGCCGCACGCCTCGACGGCGCCTCCGTCTGGCGGGTCTACCGCCGGATCGTGTTGCCGCTGTCGGCGCCGATGTTCGCGGTGGTGCTGATCTACCAGTTCACGCAGATCTGGAACGACCTGCTGTTCGCGCTCGTGCTCGTCTCCTCGACGTCGAACCAGGTCGTGACGCTGTCGCTGAACGCGTTACAGGGATCGTTCGTCACGGAGTACAACGTGCAGATGGCCGCCGCGTTCATCGCCGCGGCGCCGACGCTGCTCGTCTACGTCCTCTTCGGCAAGCAGTTCGCCGAGGGGGTCGCCGGAGGTGGCGCGTGA
- a CDS encoding carbohydrate ABC transporter permease, whose protein sequence is MRNTLVRAIGRRLPGRDPPDGEEPRPDGGAVVGERSTGVASILDSEFLRSLPFWLPGFLLVGLFVYGAVGWNFVISLTDWATLQPSPDYSTVGLHNYVRMLEHGQFHVAFRNTIVLLVAFTAVSLAFGLFAAILVDQGIRFENTFRTIYLLPMSLSFVVTAIFWSWMYNPTVGMVNTVLGAVQGALNVPLGLVGVEIGFLTQDWLGDPRFKMAAVIFALMWQFSGYCMVVYLAALRAIPTEHYEAAKVDGASSVRMYWRVILPQLRTATTSAAVVLMVFALKAFDFLYVLFGTNPGSSVDILSVMMFREAFDNTRWAYGAAVATVLFLMALAVIAPYLFMQYRRGEL, encoded by the coding sequence ATGCGAAACACTCTCGTGAGGGCGATCGGGCGGCGACTCCCGGGTCGTGACCCCCCGGACGGCGAGGAGCCGCGGCCGGACGGCGGGGCCGTCGTCGGCGAGCGGTCGACCGGTGTGGCCTCGATCCTCGACTCGGAGTTCCTCCGGTCGCTCCCGTTCTGGCTCCCCGGGTTCCTGCTCGTCGGCCTGTTCGTCTACGGCGCGGTCGGCTGGAACTTCGTCATCTCGCTGACCGACTGGGCCACGCTCCAGCCGTCGCCCGACTACTCGACGGTCGGCCTCCACAACTACGTGCGGATGCTCGAACACGGCCAGTTCCACGTCGCGTTCCGGAACACGATCGTGCTGCTGGTCGCGTTCACCGCCGTGTCGCTCGCGTTCGGGCTGTTCGCGGCGATCCTCGTCGATCAGGGGATCCGCTTCGAGAACACCTTCCGGACGATCTACCTCCTGCCGATGAGCCTCTCGTTCGTGGTGACGGCCATCTTCTGGTCGTGGATGTACAACCCCACCGTCGGGATGGTCAACACGGTCCTCGGGGCCGTCCAGGGGGCGCTCAACGTCCCGCTCGGCCTCGTCGGCGTCGAGATCGGATTCCTGACGCAGGACTGGCTCGGCGACCCCCGGTTCAAGATGGCCGCGGTCATCTTCGCGCTGATGTGGCAGTTCAGCGGCTACTGCATGGTCGTCTACCTCGCCGCGTTACGTGCGATCCCGACCGAACACTACGAGGCCGCGAAGGTCGACGGCGCCTCGTCGGTCCGGATGTACTGGCGGGTGATCCTCCCGCAGTTGCGGACGGCGACGACCAGCGCCGCCGTCGTCCTGATGGTGTTCGCGCTGAAGGCGTTCGACTTCCTGTACGTGCTGTTCGGGACCAACCCCGGCAGTTCGGTCGACATCCTCTCGGTGATGATGTTCCGCGAGGCGTTCGACAACACCCGGTGGGCTTACGGGGCGGCCGTCGCGACCGTGCTGTTCCTCATGGCGCTTGCGGTGATCGCCCCCTACCTGTTCATGCAGTACCGGCGAGGTGAGCTCTGA
- a CDS encoding ABC transporter substrate-binding protein, whose protein sequence is MDTLSRRTILRGAGFAGTAGVVSLAGCTGDDDGDDGGDGDGGDGGDGGDGDDTGAGSGQLEVMHWWTAGGERDAIDALYEGFEEEYPDISIDDNPAPGGAGDALDTEIRNRIVNEDPPGTFQIWPGKALEPFYEVLEDVDDVWTDEVEGAYLEGVRNAASPEGTYVSVPINIHRLNNLFYNVELVDEAGVDPASIGSIDDLVGALETVQSETDAVGMATSTQEVWVQLQFFEMVLLSEIGADGQEEFMNGEVEAYEDEVRNALQVASDLREYYNDDASSVTWDQANENVISGDAAFLHNGDWAAGQYNAAEGFEYGENWDYVPFPGTEDVYSSVMDSFVYPSNNPSPETTEAWLTYCTTRDAQIRFNREKGSIPPRTDVDAEELDSEFLASQMEDFDASSAQPTTIAHGSGVTPQQKSEIEGVFADFVESWDVDSAYQGLVNAF, encoded by the coding sequence ATGGATACTCTTTCGCGGAGGACGATCCTCAGGGGTGCCGGATTCGCGGGAACCGCAGGCGTCGTCTCCCTCGCCGGCTGTACCGGTGACGACGACGGCGACGACGGCGGCGACGGCGACGGTGGCGACGGCGGCGACGGCGGCGACGGCGACGACACCGGCGCCGGCAGCGGCCAACTCGAGGTCATGCACTGGTGGACCGCCGGCGGGGAGCGGGACGCGATCGACGCCCTCTACGAGGGGTTCGAGGAGGAGTACCCGGACATCTCGATCGACGACAACCCCGCGCCGGGCGGCGCCGGCGACGCGCTCGACACCGAGATCCGCAACCGGATCGTCAACGAGGACCCGCCCGGGACCTTCCAGATCTGGCCGGGGAAGGCGCTCGAACCGTTCTACGAGGTGCTCGAGGACGTCGACGACGTCTGGACCGACGAGGTCGAGGGCGCCTACCTCGAAGGGGTCCGCAACGCCGCCAGCCCCGAGGGCACCTACGTCTCCGTTCCGATCAACATCCACCGGCTGAACAACCTGTTCTACAACGTCGAACTCGTCGACGAGGCCGGCGTCGACCCCGCGTCGATCGGTTCGATCGACGACCTCGTCGGCGCCCTCGAGACGGTCCAGAGCGAGACCGACGCCGTCGGGATGGCCACGTCAACCCAGGAGGTGTGGGTCCAACTCCAGTTCTTCGAGATGGTGTTGCTCTCGGAGATCGGCGCCGACGGTCAGGAGGAGTTCATGAACGGCGAGGTCGAGGCCTACGAGGACGAGGTGCGAAACGCGTTGCAGGTGGCCTCGGACCTCCGCGAGTACTACAACGACGACGCCAGTTCGGTCACGTGGGACCAGGCGAACGAGAACGTCATCTCCGGGGACGCCGCGTTCCTGCACAACGGCGACTGGGCGGCCGGCCAGTACAACGCCGCCGAGGGCTTCGAGTACGGCGAGAACTGGGACTACGTCCCGTTCCCCGGCACCGAGGACGTCTACTCGAGCGTGATGGACTCGTTCGTCTATCCCTCGAACAACCCGTCGCCGGAGACCACCGAGGCGTGGCTGACCTACTGTACGACCCGCGACGCGCAGATCCGGTTCAACCGCGAGAAGGGATCGATCCCCCCGCGGACCGACGTCGACGCCGAAGAACTGGACAGCGAGTTCCTGGCCTCGCAGATGGAGGACTTCGACGCCTCGTCGGCCCAGCCGACGACGATCGCCCACGGCTCCGGGGTCACTCCACAGCAGAAGAGCGAGATCGAGGGCGTGTTCGCCGACTTCGTCGAAAGCTGGGACGTCGACAGCGCCTACCAGGGGCTCGTCAACGCGTTCTGA
- a CDS encoding ABC transporter ATP-binding protein: protein MATLELRNVTKRFVDGRDEVVAVDDVSLEVDDGEFLVLVGPSGCGKSTTLRTVAGLESVTAGEIRLDGESIAHRAPQQRDVAMVFQSYALYPHMTVRGNMAFGLEESTDLPNDEIERTVAETATMLEIDDLLDRRPRELSGGQQQRVALGRAIVRDPDVFLMDEPLSNLDAKLRAEMRTELKRLQADLDVTTVYVTHDQTEAMTMGERIAILNDGRLQQVATPLECYHEPANLFVAGFVGEPPMNFFDVTRADDRLVADAFEYPLSAATRADVGDRTDLVLGIRPEAIEVLDRAPGDAGDRAFAADVDVVEPMGNENNVYFTLADASFVATVSGLRPIDAGTTATVRFPESAIHLFDPETGTTVHNRSLDAIEETETRPL from the coding sequence ATGGCGACGCTCGAACTCCGGAACGTGACCAAGCGGTTCGTCGACGGCCGCGACGAGGTCGTCGCCGTCGACGACGTCTCGCTCGAAGTCGACGACGGCGAGTTCCTCGTGCTCGTCGGCCCCTCCGGCTGTGGCAAGTCGACGACCCTGCGGACGGTCGCCGGCCTCGAATCGGTCACCGCGGGCGAGATCCGCCTCGACGGGGAGTCGATCGCCCACCGGGCGCCACAGCAACGCGACGTCGCCATGGTGTTCCAGTCGTACGCGCTGTACCCGCACATGACCGTCCGGGGGAACATGGCCTTCGGGCTGGAGGAGTCCACCGACCTCCCGAACGACGAGATCGAACGCACCGTCGCCGAGACGGCGACGATGCTCGAAATCGACGACCTGCTCGACCGGCGTCCGCGGGAGCTGTCGGGCGGCCAGCAGCAGCGAGTGGCGCTCGGCCGCGCCATCGTCCGCGACCCGGACGTCTTCCTGATGGACGAACCGCTGTCGAACCTCGACGCGAAGTTGCGCGCGGAGATGCGCACGGAACTCAAGCGCCTGCAGGCCGACCTCGACGTGACGACGGTGTACGTCACCCACGACCAGACGGAGGCGATGACGATGGGCGAGCGCATCGCCATCCTGAACGACGGCCGCCTCCAGCAGGTCGCCACGCCGCTGGAGTGTTACCACGAGCCGGCGAACCTGTTCGTCGCGGGGTTCGTCGGGGAGCCGCCGATGAACTTCTTCGACGTGACGCGAGCCGACGATCGGCTCGTCGCCGACGCCTTCGAGTACCCGCTGTCGGCCGCGACCCGCGCGGACGTCGGGGACCGGACCGACCTCGTACTCGGCATCAGGCCGGAAGCCATCGAGGTCCTCGATCGGGCGCCCGGCGACGCCGGCGACCGCGCGTTCGCCGCGGACGTCGACGTGGTCGAGCCGATGGGCAACGAGAACAACGTGTACTTTACGCTCGCGGACGCCTCGTTCGTCGCGACCGTCTCGGGGTTGCGTCCGATCGACGCCGGGACGACCGCGACCGTCCGGTTCCCGGAGTCGGCGATCCACCTGTTCGACCCCGAGACGGGCACGACGGTCCACAACCGCTCGCTCGACGCGATCGAGGAGACGGAGACGCGGCCCCTGTAG